The proteins below are encoded in one region of Streptomyces marianii:
- a CDS encoding alkyl/aryl-sulfatase: protein MTRRSGHDPWPPDDTAADRGFVAALSPARITHADGQVVWDSDAYAFLDTPDCPDTVHPGLWRQSQLCAKQGLYEVTEGVYQVRNLDLANMTLIEGTDGVIVVDPLISAETAAAALALYRAHRGERPVTAVIYTHSHTDHCGGAGGVLPDGAGDVPVIAPSGFAEHLVSENVYAGPAMSRRASYMYGILLDESPTGQVGCGLGMAVSKGTITFIPPTRDVTRTGQEEVIDGVRLVFQLTPDTEAPAEMNFLLPERRALCMAENATHTMHNVLTLRGAEIRDARLWARYLDEALHLFAPEADVAFASHHWPTWETDAIAEFLTAQRDLYAYLHDQTLRLTNKGLTGTEIAEQVRLPPSLEAIRSVRGYYGSVSHNVKAIYQRYMGWYDGNPAHLWEHPPVDLARRYVADYGGSAAVTARAREYAAQGDLRFAATLLNHAVFAEPDCVEAREALASVYERLGQGAENATWRNIYLTGALELICRPAPVPLHSRMATALTVDQILDTMAVRVDGPRAWDEHLVLDLRVTDEQQTWRLTLSHGALTHRSTPPGHPPAGDAHATLTLTRLQLLALANGAQEDISTQGDPGALRRLLGLLDTPDPHFDIVTP from the coding sequence ATGACGAGACGCTCCGGCCACGATCCATGGCCCCCTGACGACACCGCGGCCGACCGCGGCTTCGTGGCCGCGCTGTCCCCTGCGCGGATCACCCATGCGGACGGGCAGGTGGTCTGGGACTCCGACGCATACGCCTTCCTCGACACCCCCGACTGCCCGGACACCGTGCATCCCGGTCTGTGGCGTCAGAGCCAGCTCTGCGCCAAACAGGGCCTTTACGAGGTTACCGAGGGCGTGTATCAGGTCCGCAATCTCGACCTGGCGAACATGACTCTCATCGAGGGCACCGACGGTGTGATCGTCGTCGACCCGCTCATCTCCGCCGAGACGGCCGCGGCCGCACTCGCCCTGTATCGCGCTCATCGAGGCGAGCGCCCCGTCACCGCGGTGATCTACACCCACAGCCACACCGATCACTGCGGCGGAGCGGGCGGTGTACTACCCGACGGCGCCGGTGACGTACCGGTGATCGCCCCGAGCGGATTCGCCGAGCACCTGGTCAGTGAGAACGTCTACGCCGGCCCCGCGATGTCCCGTCGCGCCTCCTACATGTACGGCATTCTGCTGGACGAGTCACCCACGGGTCAGGTCGGCTGTGGTCTGGGTATGGCCGTCTCCAAGGGCACCATCACCTTCATTCCTCCCACCCGTGACGTCACCCGAACCGGGCAGGAAGAGGTCATCGACGGCGTCAGGCTCGTGTTCCAGCTCACGCCGGACACCGAGGCCCCGGCGGAGATGAACTTCCTCCTGCCGGAGCGGCGCGCGCTGTGCATGGCCGAGAACGCCACCCACACCATGCACAACGTGCTCACCCTGCGCGGCGCCGAGATCCGCGACGCGCGCCTCTGGGCCCGCTACCTCGACGAGGCACTGCACCTGTTCGCCCCGGAGGCGGACGTCGCCTTCGCCTCCCATCACTGGCCCACCTGGGAGACCGATGCCATCGCCGAGTTCCTCACGGCCCAACGGGACCTGTATGCCTATCTACACGACCAGACGCTACGTCTGACCAACAAAGGGCTGACCGGTACCGAGATCGCCGAGCAGGTCAGGCTGCCACCGTCACTCGAGGCCATCCGGTCCGTACGCGGCTACTACGGGTCGGTGAGCCACAACGTCAAAGCGATCTACCAGCGCTACATGGGCTGGTACGACGGCAACCCCGCACATCTGTGGGAGCACCCGCCCGTCGATCTGGCCCGCCGCTACGTCGCCGACTACGGCGGTTCCGCCGCGGTGACCGCTCGCGCCCGGGAGTACGCGGCCCAGGGCGACCTGCGCTTCGCCGCCACGCTTCTCAACCACGCGGTCTTCGCCGAGCCGGACTGCGTCGAAGCGCGGGAAGCCCTTGCCTCCGTCTACGAACGGCTCGGCCAGGGCGCCGAGAACGCCACCTGGCGCAACATCTACCTCACCGGCGCCCTGGAACTGATCTGCCGCCCCGCCCCCGTCCCCCTCCACTCCCGGATGGCTACAGCCCTGACCGTCGACCAGATTCTCGACACCATGGCTGTCCGGGTCGACGGCCCCCGAGCCTGGGACGAACACCTGGTGCTGGACCTGCGGGTGACGGATGAGCAGCAGACATGGCGCCTGACGCTCTCCCACGGCGCCCTCACCCACCGCAGCACACCGCCCGGCCATCCGCCCGCCGGCGACGCACACGCCACCCTCACCCTGACCAGACTCCAACTCCTCGCACTCGCCAACGGTGCCCAGGAAGACATTTCCACCCAGGGCGATCCCGGTGCACTCCGGCGCCTCCTGGGGCTCCTGGACACCCCGGACCCCCACTTCGACATCGTCACCCCCTGA
- the argH gene encoding argininosuccinate lyase — protein MSSNNGDVRLWGGRFADGPAEALAKLSASVHFDWRLAPYDIAGSRAHARVLRKAGLLTSDELERMLAGLDRLEADVADGSFTGTIADEDVHTALERGLLERLGPDLGGKLRAGRSRNDQVATLFRMYLRDHARIIGGLIAELQDALVGLAESHPDVAMPGRTHLQHAQPVLFAHHVLAHVQSLSRDAERLRQWDERTAVSPYGSGALAGSSLGLDPEAVAQDLGFERGSAGNSIDGTASRDFVAEFAFIAAMIGVNLSRIAEEVIIWNTKEFSFVTLHDAFSTGSSIMPQKKNPDIAELARGKSGRLIGNLTGLLATLKALPLAYNRDLQEDKEPVFDSCDQLEVLLPAFTGMMATLTVNRERMEELAPAGFSLATDIAEWLVKQGVPFRVAHEVAGECVKECEAHGIELDQLTDQQFAKISPHLTPEVRTVLDVPGALASRSGRGGTAPSAVAAQLAEVKADLAAQHAWATAKR, from the coding sequence GTGAGCAGCAACAACGGTGACGTCCGGCTCTGGGGCGGCCGGTTCGCCGACGGTCCCGCCGAGGCGCTGGCGAAGCTGTCGGCGTCGGTCCACTTCGACTGGCGGCTCGCGCCGTACGACATCGCCGGCTCCCGTGCCCATGCCCGTGTGCTCCGCAAGGCGGGCCTGCTCACCTCCGACGAGCTGGAGCGGATGCTCGCCGGGCTCGACCGGCTGGAGGCGGACGTCGCCGACGGGAGCTTCACCGGCACCATCGCCGACGAGGACGTCCACACGGCCCTCGAACGCGGCCTCCTGGAGCGCCTCGGCCCGGACCTCGGCGGCAAGCTGCGCGCCGGCCGGTCCCGCAACGACCAGGTCGCCACGCTCTTCCGGATGTACCTGCGCGACCACGCCCGGATCATCGGCGGGCTGATCGCCGAGCTCCAGGACGCGCTGGTGGGGCTGGCGGAGTCCCATCCCGACGTCGCCATGCCGGGCCGCACGCACCTCCAGCACGCCCAGCCCGTGCTCTTCGCCCACCACGTGCTCGCCCACGTCCAGTCGCTCTCCCGGGACGCCGAACGGCTGCGCCAGTGGGACGAGCGGACCGCCGTCTCCCCGTACGGCTCCGGCGCGCTCGCCGGGTCGTCGCTCGGACTGGACCCGGAGGCGGTGGCGCAGGACCTCGGCTTCGAGCGCGGCAGCGCGGGGAACTCCATCGACGGCACGGCCTCGCGGGACTTCGTCGCGGAGTTCGCCTTCATCGCCGCGATGATCGGGGTGAACCTCTCCCGGATCGCCGAGGAGGTCATCATCTGGAACACGAAGGAGTTCTCCTTCGTGACGCTCCACGACGCCTTCTCCACCGGTTCGTCGATCATGCCGCAGAAGAAGAACCCCGACATCGCCGAGCTGGCCCGCGGCAAGTCGGGCCGGCTCATCGGCAATCTGACCGGTCTGCTCGCCACGCTGAAGGCCCTGCCGCTCGCCTACAACCGCGACCTGCAGGAGGACAAGGAGCCGGTCTTCGACTCCTGCGACCAGCTGGAGGTGCTGCTGCCCGCGTTCACCGGGATGATGGCCACCCTGACCGTCAACCGCGAGCGGATGGAGGAGCTCGCGCCCGCCGGCTTCTCGCTGGCCACGGACATCGCCGAGTGGCTGGTCAAGCAGGGCGTGCCGTTCCGCGTCGCGCACGAGGTCGCGGGCGAGTGCGTCAAGGAGTGCGAGGCGCACGGGATCGAGCTGGACCAGCTCACGGACCAGCAGTTCGCGAAGATCTCGCCGCACCTCACGCCGGAGGTCAGGACCGTGCTCGATGTCCCCGGCGCGCTCGCCTCCCGCAGCGGCCGCGGCGGTACGGCCCCGTCGGCCGTGGCCGCCCAGCTCGCCGAGGTCAAGGCGGACCTGGCCGCTCAGCACGCCTGGGCCACCGCCAAGCGGTAA
- a CDS encoding TetR/AcrR family transcriptional regulator, whose amino-acid sequence MAMDREQVLRAAAALLARKSTATMDEVARAAGVGRATLHRHFAGRDALVKALEAFGIEEFEAAVDRAALEDGPAGDALRRLIAEMEPAADLFAFLVTENQLFEGDQVDEGWARLDARVGALFRRGQEQGEFRIDLPPIWLTEALYGLISTCAWAAMDGRVAKNDFQYMIAELLLGGARRSVEK is encoded by the coding sequence ATGGCCATGGATCGTGAACAGGTGCTGCGCGCCGCCGCCGCCCTCCTCGCCCGCAAGTCGACCGCGACGATGGACGAGGTCGCCCGCGCGGCGGGTGTCGGCCGCGCCACCCTGCACCGGCACTTCGCCGGGCGGGACGCGCTGGTGAAGGCGCTCGAAGCCTTCGGTATCGAGGAGTTCGAGGCGGCCGTCGACCGCGCCGCGCTCGAGGACGGTCCCGCCGGCGACGCGCTGCGCCGGCTGATCGCCGAGATGGAGCCCGCGGCGGATCTCTTCGCGTTCCTGGTCACCGAGAACCAGCTGTTCGAGGGCGACCAGGTCGACGAGGGCTGGGCCCGGCTCGACGCCCGGGTCGGCGCCCTGTTCCGGCGGGGCCAGGAACAGGGCGAGTTCCGGATCGACCTCCCGCCCATCTGGCTCACCGAGGCCCTTTACGGCCTCATCAGCACCTGCGCCTGGGCCGCCATGGACGGCCGGGTCGCCAAGAACGACTTCCAGTACATGATCGCCGAGCTGCTGCTCGGCGGAGCACGACGGAGTGTGGAGAAATGA
- a CDS encoding HAD domain-containing protein, whose amino-acid sequence MKPLLLIDIDGPLNPYGGKPQHRPDGYTTHRMRPGGWAHDKPLRVWLNPGHGEELLALGDRYELVWATTWKGDANVWVGPQLGLPELPFVDWPVMHGASPRGTFWKTQYVLEYAAGRPFAWIDDEITDLDREYVDRNHLAAALLLHVDHRIGLVRPDFDTLADWAAAL is encoded by the coding sequence ATGAAGCCGCTCCTGCTGATCGACATCGACGGCCCGCTCAATCCGTACGGCGGTAAGCCGCAGCACCGCCCCGACGGGTACACGACGCACCGGATGCGGCCGGGCGGCTGGGCGCACGACAAGCCCCTGCGGGTCTGGCTCAACCCGGGTCACGGCGAGGAACTGCTGGCGCTCGGGGACCGGTACGAACTGGTCTGGGCGACCACGTGGAAGGGCGACGCCAACGTCTGGGTGGGACCGCAACTGGGGCTGCCCGAGCTGCCGTTCGTCGACTGGCCCGTGATGCACGGCGCCTCACCGCGGGGGACGTTCTGGAAGACGCAGTACGTGCTGGAGTACGCGGCCGGGCGGCCGTTCGCCTGGATCGACGACGAGATCACGGATCTGGACCGTGAGTACGTCGACCGGAACCACCTCGCCGCCGCCCTGCTGCTGCACGTCGACCACCGGATCGGACTGGTCCGGCCGGACTTCGACACGCTCGCGGACTGGGCGGCGGCGCTGTGA
- a CDS encoding transposase produces the protein MTLLSREQQQVLEQRHIEQRTEDWKARYDVRAGVEGTISQAVRRTGLPKTHLGNVLAVTAINLIRLDAWLTGTPLGETRISHLTRLELAA, from the coding sequence CTGACGCTCTTGTCCCGAGAGCAACAGCAGGTCCTCGAACAGCGACACATCGAGCAGCGGACCGAGGACTGGAAGGCCCGCTACGACGTCCGGGCAGGCGTCGAGGGCACCATCTCCCAAGCCGTCCGCCGCACCGGCCTGCCCAAGACCCACCTCGGCAACGTTCTGGCCGTCACCGCGATCAACCTCATCCGACTCGATGCCTGGCTGACCGGAACACCACTCGGCGAGACCCGCATCTCACACCTCACCCGACTCGAACTCGCCGCCTAA
- a CDS encoding argininosuccinate synthase encodes MTERVVLAYSGGLDTSVAIGWIAEETGAEVIAVAVDVGQGGEDLDVIRKRALACGAVEAEVADAKDEFAEEYCLPAIKANALYMDRYPLVSALSRPTIVKHLVAAAKKHGASIVAHGCTGKGNDQVRFEAGIASLAPDLKCIAPVRDYAMTRDKAIAFCEAKQLPIATTKKSPYSIDQNVFGRAVETGFLEDIWNGPIEDIYEYTSNPAEVREADEVIISFKEGVPVALDGKPVTVLQAIQQLNERAGAQGIGRIDMVEDRLVGIKSREVYEAPGAIALITAHQELENVTVERELARYKRQVEQRWGELVYDGLWFSPLKRALEGFVDEANQHVTGDIRMTLHGGRAVVTGRRSEQSLYDFNLATYDTGDTFDQSKAQGFIDIFGLSSKIAAKRDLA; translated from the coding sequence GTGACCGAGCGCGTCGTACTCGCCTACTCGGGCGGTCTGGACACCTCCGTCGCCATCGGCTGGATCGCCGAGGAGACGGGCGCCGAGGTCATCGCCGTTGCCGTGGACGTCGGCCAGGGCGGCGAGGACCTGGACGTCATCCGCAAGCGCGCGCTCGCCTGCGGTGCCGTCGAGGCCGAGGTCGCGGACGCCAAGGACGAGTTCGCCGAGGAGTACTGCCTCCCGGCGATCAAGGCCAACGCCCTCTACATGGACCGCTATCCGCTGGTCTCCGCCCTCTCCCGGCCGACGATCGTCAAGCACCTCGTGGCCGCCGCGAAGAAGCACGGCGCCTCGATCGTGGCCCACGGCTGCACCGGCAAGGGCAACGACCAGGTGCGGTTCGAGGCGGGTATCGCCTCCCTCGCGCCCGACCTGAAGTGCATCGCGCCGGTCCGTGACTACGCGATGACCCGGGACAAGGCCATCGCGTTCTGCGAGGCGAAGCAGCTCCCGATCGCCACCACCAAGAAGTCGCCCTACTCGATCGACCAGAACGTCTTCGGGCGCGCCGTCGAGACCGGCTTCCTGGAGGACATCTGGAACGGGCCGATCGAGGACATCTACGAGTACACCTCCAACCCGGCCGAGGTCCGCGAGGCCGACGAGGTGATCATCTCCTTCAAGGAGGGCGTGCCGGTCGCCCTCGACGGCAAGCCCGTCACGGTCCTGCAGGCGATCCAGCAGCTCAACGAGCGGGCCGGCGCCCAGGGCATCGGCCGGATCGACATGGTCGAGGACCGGCTCGTCGGCATCAAGTCCCGTGAGGTGTACGAGGCCCCGGGCGCGATCGCGCTGATCACCGCCCACCAGGAGCTGGAGAACGTCACCGTCGAGCGCGAGCTGGCCCGGTACAAGCGGCAGGTCGAGCAGCGCTGGGGCGAGCTCGTCTACGACGGCCTGTGGTTCTCCCCCCTCAAGCGGGCCCTGGAGGGCTTCGTCGACGAGGCCAACCAGCACGTCACCGGCGACATCCGGATGACCCTGCACGGCGGCCGCGCCGTCGTCACCGGCCGGCGGTCGGAGCAGTCGCTGTACGACTTCAATCTCGCGACGTATGACACGGGCGACACGTTCGACCAGTCGAAGGCCCAGGGCTTCATCGACATCTTCGGTCTCTCGTCGAAGATCGCCGCGAAGCGCGACCTCGCCTGA
- a CDS encoding MFS transporter yields MTSSTVQRVSGADETPYRPGRWLALAVLVLAVLLVAVDATVLGLATPFLSEDLKPTGTQLLWIGDVYSFVIAGLLVSMGSLGDRIGRKKLLLTGAVAFGAVSVLNAYATTPETMILARALLGVAGATLMPATLALIRNIFHDPRERSIAIGIWGAMASAGAAVGPVVGGFLLEHFWWGSVFLINLPVMAVLVLVGIKLLPESKNPVAGPWDLISVALSLIGMVGVVYAIKEAASHGVGWESGASALIGAAALYGFVRRQFTLPSPLLDMRLFRHRGFSGAVLADLLTILGLSGLVFFLSQFLQLVQERPPLEAGLAELPAAIGAVATGLVAGRFARRFSVRSVVAGGLAAVGVALAVLTVIGSSTGYPLLGAALLVVGVGAGFSFTVTADVILSSVPKEQAGSASAVSETAYELGAALGIALLGSIVTGVYRDFATPAGVPADVASAAHESLGGAVEAAAVLPAHQQAELVGAAQEAFVEGLRLASGAGAAVLLATAVAAWFLMRGQKLADGVEH; encoded by the coding sequence ATGACCAGCAGTACCGTCCAGCGCGTGAGCGGGGCGGACGAGACCCCGTACCGCCCCGGACGATGGCTGGCCCTGGCGGTGCTGGTCCTGGCCGTCCTGCTGGTGGCCGTGGACGCCACCGTGCTCGGCCTCGCGACGCCCTTCCTCAGCGAGGACCTCAAGCCCACCGGCACCCAGCTGCTGTGGATCGGTGACGTCTACTCGTTCGTCATCGCGGGCCTGCTCGTCTCCATGGGCAGCCTCGGTGACCGGATCGGCCGCAAGAAGCTGCTGCTGACCGGTGCCGTCGCCTTCGGTGCCGTGTCCGTGCTCAACGCCTACGCCACCACGCCCGAGACGATGATCCTCGCCCGGGCCCTGCTGGGCGTCGCCGGCGCCACGCTGATGCCGGCCACACTGGCGCTGATCCGCAACATCTTCCACGACCCGCGCGAACGCAGCATCGCCATCGGCATCTGGGGCGCCATGGCCTCGGCCGGTGCCGCCGTCGGACCGGTCGTCGGCGGCTTCCTGCTGGAGCACTTCTGGTGGGGCTCCGTCTTCCTCATCAACCTGCCCGTGATGGCCGTCCTGGTCCTCGTCGGCATCAAGCTGTTGCCCGAGTCGAAGAACCCGGTCGCCGGCCCCTGGGACCTGATCAGCGTCGCCCTGTCGCTGATAGGCATGGTCGGCGTCGTCTACGCGATCAAGGAGGCCGCGAGCCACGGAGTGGGCTGGGAGTCCGGCGCCTCCGCGCTCATCGGTGCCGCCGCGCTGTACGGATTCGTCCGCAGGCAGTTCACCCTGCCGTCGCCACTGCTCGACATGCGGCTGTTCCGCCACCGCGGCTTCTCCGGTGCGGTGCTCGCCGACCTGCTGACCATCCTGGGCCTGTCGGGACTGGTCTTCTTCCTCTCCCAGTTCCTCCAACTGGTCCAGGAGCGGCCGCCGCTGGAGGCCGGGCTGGCGGAACTGCCCGCCGCGATCGGCGCGGTGGCGACCGGACTCGTCGCCGGCCGTTTCGCCCGGCGGTTCTCCGTCCGGTCCGTCGTGGCCGGGGGACTCGCCGCCGTGGGCGTCGCGCTCGCGGTGCTGACCGTCATCGGCAGCTCCACGGGCTATCCGCTGCTCGGCGCGGCCCTGCTCGTCGTCGGTGTCGGCGCCGGCTTCTCGTTCACCGTCACGGCCGACGTCATCCTCTCCAGCGTGCCGAAGGAGCAGGCCGGCTCGGCATCGGCCGTGTCCGAGACGGCGTACGAACTCGGTGCGGCACTCGGCATCGCGCTGCTCGGTTCGATCGTGACCGGTGTGTACCGGGACTTCGCGACACCGGCCGGGGTTCCGGCGGACGTGGCGTCCGCCGCCCATGAGTCGCTGGGCGGGGCGGTGGAGGCCGCGGCCGTCCTGCCGGCCCACCAGCAGGCCGAACTGGTCGGCGCGGCACAGGAGGCGTTCGTCGAGGGGCTGCGGCTCGCGTCGGGCGCGGGCGCCGCCGTGCTGCTGGCCACTGCGGTGGCGGCCTGGTTCCTCATGCGCGGCCAGAAGCTGGCGGACGGCGTCGAGCACTGA
- a CDS encoding YoaK family protein, with the protein MLGKRPGLVGPLKGLMVLLTAVAGWVDAAAYTGPSRVFVANQTGNAVFLAARLTERSLHHPDLGRAVGETSGPLASICGFCAGVLLAAVLGHQSLRGLGRAWRALTASRWFLLVVEAALLVAAAATAAPHQVPVLLIAAAMGVQSLYAARVALQGVSTTTLTSTLVALITRAVQDRGRAARRGVRLLSLVFLAYMLGAAGGAAVTLTWSYSTAHAIAAVVLTAAAATIVHADLSGRGTIDGTSG; encoded by the coding sequence ATGCTCGGGAAGCGTCCCGGTCTCGTCGGGCCACTGAAGGGCCTGATGGTGCTGCTTACCGCCGTCGCAGGCTGGGTGGACGCCGCCGCGTACACGGGGCCCAGCCGGGTCTTCGTCGCGAACCAGACCGGCAATGCCGTGTTCCTCGCCGCCCGCCTCACCGAACGCTCTCTGCACCACCCAGACCTGGGGCGGGCAGTGGGCGAGACAAGCGGCCCGCTGGCCTCGATCTGCGGATTCTGCGCCGGAGTCCTTCTGGCGGCCGTGCTCGGCCACCAGAGCCTTCGGGGGCTCGGCAGGGCCTGGCGGGCGCTAACGGCCAGCCGCTGGTTCCTGCTCGTCGTGGAAGCGGCCCTGCTCGTGGCCGCCGCAGCCACCGCCGCTCCCCATCAGGTGCCCGTGCTGCTGATCGCGGCCGCCATGGGAGTACAGAGCCTCTACGCGGCGCGGGTCGCTCTGCAAGGGGTGTCCACGACGACCCTGACCAGCACCCTGGTCGCCTTGATCACCCGTGCTGTCCAGGACCGCGGACGCGCCGCCCGTCGTGGTGTGCGGCTGCTCTCCCTGGTCTTCCTCGCCTACATGCTGGGGGCCGCAGGAGGTGCTGCCGTAACGCTGACCTGGTCGTACTCCACCGCTCATGCGATCGCCGCCGTCGTGCTGACGGCCGCAGCAGCCACTATCGTGCACGCCGACCTGTCCGGACGGGGGACGATCGACGGCACCTCGGGGTGA
- a CDS encoding zinc-binding dehydrogenase, which produces MDTMLAGRLNLATGSFAVTGVPVPEPGPGELLIEVKAAGVCLSDVHLIDRTLRPVFNPNNEVTLGHEVAGIVFRLGSNLKRPWKPGARVVLLGGEPCGTCDACWRHAPCLVPRTRGADFDGGWAQYAVAREECVYAIPDHLPFEQAAIIPDAVSTPYAAVVATAGVRPAQAVGIWGAGGLGVHAISVARLVGAEPIIAIDPLTDALERTLSYGADVALQPEDPNFHEKLMEATRGQGLDVAFDFAGVPTAREQAATSLARNGVLVLVGIAAQPFAIADDAVFNYSGNEVRGHYGSTPAHLEELIRLTSAGRLDLTASVSERLPLSQASEAVAHLAHKSGSPVRIVLTPAHRAGA; this is translated from the coding sequence ATGGACACTATGCTCGCCGGACGCCTGAACCTGGCAACGGGCAGTTTCGCTGTTACGGGCGTACCCGTCCCCGAGCCAGGGCCAGGAGAGTTGCTCATCGAAGTAAAGGCAGCAGGCGTCTGCCTGTCTGATGTGCACCTCATCGACAGAACCCTTCGTCCTGTATTCAACCCAAACAACGAGGTCACGCTGGGACACGAAGTCGCCGGCATCGTATTCCGGCTCGGCTCCAACCTTAAACGCCCATGGAAGCCCGGTGCGCGTGTGGTCCTCCTGGGAGGCGAACCATGTGGCACCTGTGACGCCTGCTGGCGGCATGCTCCGTGCCTTGTCCCCCGGACCAGAGGCGCCGACTTCGACGGAGGCTGGGCTCAGTACGCCGTGGCACGGGAAGAGTGCGTTTATGCGATCCCCGACCACCTGCCATTCGAACAAGCGGCCATCATCCCCGACGCCGTTTCGACGCCGTACGCGGCCGTCGTGGCCACCGCGGGGGTGCGTCCCGCTCAAGCCGTCGGTATCTGGGGAGCAGGAGGTCTCGGCGTACACGCCATCAGCGTGGCCCGCCTGGTGGGCGCTGAGCCGATCATCGCTATAGACCCCCTTACGGACGCTCTCGAACGAACCCTCTCCTACGGAGCCGATGTAGCGCTGCAACCCGAAGATCCGAACTTTCACGAGAAACTCATGGAAGCCACTCGCGGACAGGGTCTCGACGTAGCTTTCGACTTCGCCGGCGTACCTACAGCACGTGAGCAAGCGGCGACCAGCCTGGCGAGAAACGGAGTTCTAGTCCTTGTCGGTATCGCGGCACAACCTTTCGCCATAGCAGATGATGCTGTGTTCAACTACTCGGGAAACGAAGTGCGCGGTCACTACGGGTCGACTCCCGCCCACCTCGAAGAGCTGATCCGTCTCACTTCCGCGGGTCGGCTTGACCTGACTGCTTCGGTGAGTGAACGGCTGCCTCTGAGCCAGGCATCCGAGGCCGTTGCTCATCTTGCTCACAAGAGCGGAAGCCCCGTCCGTATCGTGCTCACTCCCGCCCACAGAGCCGGGGCTTGA
- a CDS encoding lysophospholipid acyltransferase family protein produces the protein MSLIKAVLGPILRLMFRPRVEGAENIPGDGPVILAGNHLTFIDSMVLPIVCDRPVYFIGKDEYVTGKGLKGRLMAWFFTGVGMIPVDRDGANGGVAALMTGRRVLEECKVFGIYPEGTRSPDGRLYRGRTGIARLTLMTGAPVVPFAMIGTDKLQPGGAGLPRPGRVTVRFGKPMEFSRYEGMDRDRYVLRAVTDSVMTEVMRLSGQEYVDMYATKAKAA, from the coding sequence TTGTCGCTCATCAAGGCAGTGCTCGGACCGATCCTGCGCCTGATGTTCCGCCCGCGTGTGGAAGGCGCGGAGAACATCCCCGGGGACGGCCCCGTCATCCTCGCCGGAAACCACCTCACCTTCATCGACTCGATGGTGCTGCCGATCGTGTGCGATCGGCCGGTCTACTTCATCGGCAAGGACGAGTACGTCACCGGCAAGGGGCTCAAGGGCCGGCTGATGGCCTGGTTCTTCACCGGCGTCGGCATGATCCCGGTGGACCGGGACGGCGCGAACGGCGGTGTGGCGGCGCTGATGACGGGCCGGCGGGTGCTGGAGGAGTGCAAGGTCTTCGGCATCTACCCGGAGGGCACCCGCTCCCCCGACGGCCGTCTGTACCGCGGCCGTACGGGCATCGCACGGCTCACCCTGATGACGGGCGCGCCCGTCGTCCCGTTCGCCATGATCGGCACGGACAAGCTCCAGCCGGGCGGCGCCGGACTGCCGCGTCCGGGCCGGGTGACGGTCCGCTTCGGCAAGCCGATGGAGTTCTCGCGGTACGAGGGGATGGACCGCGACCGCTACGTGCTGAGGGCGGTGACCGACTCGGTGATGACCGAGGTGATGCGGCTGTCCGGCCAGGAGTACGTGGACATGTACGCCACGAAGGCGAAGGCCGCCTGA